A genomic window from Streptomyces sp. HUAS YS2 includes:
- a CDS encoding aspartate aminotransferase family protein produces the protein MTPHVEPDPQAGAAVKAADRAHVFHSWSAQGLIDPLAVAGAEGSYFWDYDGNRYLDFTSGLVYTNIGYQHPRVVAAIQEQAGKLATFAPAFAVDVRSEAARLIAERTPGDLNKIFFTNGGAEAVENAVRMARLHTGRHKVLSAFRSYHGATSTAINLTGDPRRWASDTGSAGVVRFWAPFLYRSPFYAETEQQECERALAHLEDTIAFEGPQTIAAIILETVPGTAGIMTPPPGYLTGVREICDKYGIVFVLDEVMAGFGRTGKWFAAEHFDVVPDLMTFAKGVNSGYVPLGGVAISERIAATFDKRPYPGGLTYSGHPLACAAAVATIEVMEDEKVVEHAARIGETVLGPGLRALADRHPSVGEVRGLGVFWALDLVKNKETREPLVPYNAAGEANAPMAAFGAAAKKHGLWPFINMNRTHAVPACNVSEAEVKEGLAALDAALTVADEHTV, from the coding sequence ATGACCCCTCATGTCGAACCCGACCCCCAGGCCGGCGCCGCCGTCAAGGCCGCGGACCGCGCGCACGTGTTCCACTCCTGGTCCGCCCAGGGCCTGATCGACCCGCTCGCCGTCGCCGGCGCCGAGGGTTCGTACTTCTGGGACTACGACGGCAACCGCTACCTCGACTTCACCAGCGGCCTCGTCTACACCAACATCGGCTACCAGCACCCCCGCGTGGTCGCCGCGATCCAGGAGCAGGCCGGGAAGCTCGCCACCTTCGCGCCCGCCTTCGCCGTGGACGTCCGCTCCGAGGCCGCACGCCTCATCGCCGAGCGCACCCCCGGTGACCTGAACAAGATCTTCTTCACCAACGGCGGCGCCGAGGCCGTCGAGAACGCCGTCCGGATGGCCCGGCTGCACACCGGCCGCCACAAGGTGCTCTCGGCCTTCCGCTCGTACCACGGCGCCACCTCCACCGCGATCAACCTCACCGGCGACCCGCGCCGCTGGGCCTCCGACACGGGCTCCGCGGGCGTCGTGCGCTTCTGGGCGCCGTTCCTCTACCGCTCGCCGTTCTACGCCGAGACCGAGCAGCAGGAGTGCGAGCGCGCCCTGGCGCACCTCGAGGACACCATCGCCTTCGAGGGCCCGCAGACCATCGCGGCGATCATCCTGGAGACCGTGCCCGGCACCGCCGGCATCATGACGCCGCCGCCCGGCTACCTCACCGGCGTGCGCGAGATCTGCGACAAGTACGGGATCGTCTTCGTCCTCGACGAGGTCATGGCCGGCTTCGGCCGGACCGGCAAGTGGTTCGCCGCCGAGCACTTCGACGTCGTGCCGGACCTGATGACCTTCGCCAAGGGCGTCAACTCCGGGTACGTGCCCCTCGGCGGCGTCGCGATCAGCGAGAGGATCGCCGCCACCTTCGACAAGCGGCCCTACCCGGGCGGTCTGACCTACTCCGGTCACCCGCTCGCCTGCGCCGCCGCCGTCGCCACCATCGAGGTGATGGAGGACGAGAAGGTCGTCGAGCACGCCGCCCGCATCGGCGAGACCGTCCTCGGCCCCGGCCTGCGCGCGCTCGCGGACCGCCACCCGTCCGTCGGCGAGGTCCGCGGCCTCGGCGTCTTCTGGGCGCTCGACCTGGTCAAGAACAAGGAGACCCGCGAGCCGCTCGTCCCGTACAACGCGGCCGGCGAGGCCAACGCCCCGATGGCGGCCTTCGGCGCGGCGGCCAAGAAGCACGGCCTGTGGCCGTTCATCAACATGAACCGCACCCACGCCGTCCCGGCCTGCAACGTCTCCGAGGCCGAGGTCAAGGAGGGCCTCGCCGCCCTCGACGCGGCGCTGACCGTGGCCGACGAGCACACCGTCTGA
- a CDS encoding DJ-1/PfpI family protein — MSHTVHLAVYDTLADWETGHATAWLARSGFTVRTVGFVADEPVTTLAGLRVVPDLALADLRPEDSKMLILPGADLWDAGDGLAPFAAKAREFLDAKVPVAAICGATAGLAREGLLDDRTHTSAVSFYLAATGYAGAERYKEADAVTDGELITAGPTEPVAFAREILGTLGAFEGSRLDAWYRLFHDSDPAAYAELNAEEEQAE, encoded by the coding sequence ATGTCCCACACCGTCCACCTCGCCGTCTACGACACCCTCGCCGACTGGGAGACCGGTCACGCGACGGCCTGGCTCGCCCGCTCCGGCTTCACGGTCAGGACGGTCGGGTTCGTCGCCGACGAGCCCGTCACCACCCTCGCCGGCCTCCGTGTCGTCCCCGACCTCGCCCTCGCGGACCTGCGCCCCGAGGACAGCAAGATGCTGATCCTGCCGGGGGCCGACCTGTGGGACGCGGGCGACGGCCTCGCCCCGTTCGCCGCCAAGGCCCGCGAGTTCCTCGACGCGAAGGTCCCGGTCGCCGCGATCTGCGGCGCGACCGCCGGCCTGGCCCGCGAGGGCCTGCTCGACGACCGCACGCACACCAGCGCGGTCTCCTTCTACCTCGCCGCGACCGGTTACGCGGGCGCGGAGCGGTACAAGGAGGCGGACGCGGTCACCGACGGCGAGCTGATCACGGCCGGTCCGACCGAGCCGGTCGCCTTCGCCCGCGAGATCCTCGGCACACTGGGGGCGTTCGAGGGCTCCAGGCTGGACGCCTGGTACCGCCTCTTCCACGACTCGGACCCGGCGGCGTACGCCGAGCTGAACGCGGAGGAGGAGCAGGCGGAGTGA
- a CDS encoding MarR family winged helix-turn-helix transcriptional regulator, with protein MSRAQQQDALSRTALAVFRLNGQFLAVSERLAEPAGLTAAWWQVLGAVLPEPLPVSGIARVMGITRQSVQRIADLLVAQGLAAYEPNPAHRRAKLLAPTPEGRAAVRRIDPGHAELAARMMRELGGQEAFDETVRVLERLSRALDAIEADAPA; from the coding sequence ATGAGCCGGGCGCAACAACAGGATGCGCTGTCCAGGACCGCTCTCGCCGTGTTCCGGCTGAACGGCCAGTTCCTCGCCGTCTCGGAGAGGCTGGCCGAGCCGGCCGGTCTGACGGCCGCCTGGTGGCAGGTGCTGGGCGCCGTACTGCCCGAACCCCTGCCGGTCTCCGGGATCGCCCGGGTCATGGGCATCACCCGGCAGAGCGTCCAGCGGATCGCCGACCTGCTGGTTGCCCAGGGCCTGGCCGCGTACGAGCCCAACCCGGCGCACCGCCGCGCCAAACTCCTCGCCCCCACCCCGGAGGGCCGCGCCGCCGTCCGCCGCATCGACCCGGGCCACGCGGAGCTGGCCGCCCGGATGATGCGGGAACTGGGCGGTCAGGAGGCGTTCGACGAGACGGTACGGGTCCTCGAACGGCTGTCGCGGGCCCTGGACGCGATCGAGGCCGACGCCCCCGCGTGA
- a CDS encoding NADP-dependent oxidoreductase, with protein MRVVEVSAYGGPEVLGMAHRPEPEAGAVPGEVRVRLKATTVNQADVAIRAGFFADVMPDLKPPFVLGFDFVGRLLDPVPGLAEGQRVAGFVPWFKRPGRGTYAEVITVDPVWLAPVPDEVDVVDAVSVPFSSQTAHEALELLSLPEGSTVFISGASGVVGRFAVQHAAERGLRVIALSHEGGENELKVLGAEHTVRRDSPEAVVAEVLRHVPEGVDGVFDPARMADPLLRLVKDGGVFIAGHAASVPAAERDIRAHTFATTSDGARLKEMLERLAERRLTTRVADVLPLEEAAEAHRRVESGGRLGRIVLVI; from the coding sequence ATGCGCGTGGTCGAAGTGTCCGCCTACGGCGGTCCGGAAGTGTTGGGGATGGCCCACCGGCCCGAACCGGAGGCCGGTGCCGTGCCGGGCGAGGTACGGGTCCGGCTCAAGGCCACCACCGTCAACCAGGCCGATGTCGCGATCCGTGCGGGCTTCTTCGCCGACGTCATGCCCGACCTCAAGCCGCCCTTCGTGCTGGGCTTCGACTTCGTCGGCCGGCTCCTCGATCCGGTCCCCGGACTGGCGGAGGGGCAGCGCGTCGCCGGCTTCGTCCCCTGGTTCAAGCGGCCCGGGCGGGGCACGTACGCGGAGGTCATCACCGTCGACCCGGTCTGGCTGGCCCCGGTGCCCGACGAGGTGGACGTGGTGGACGCGGTGTCCGTCCCGTTCAGCTCCCAGACCGCCCACGAGGCCCTGGAGCTCCTCTCGCTCCCCGAGGGCTCGACCGTCTTCATCTCCGGCGCGAGCGGTGTGGTCGGCCGCTTCGCCGTGCAGCACGCCGCCGAGCGCGGCCTGCGCGTCATCGCACTCTCCCACGAGGGCGGCGAGAACGAGCTGAAGGTGCTCGGCGCCGAGCACACCGTGCGCCGCGACAGTCCGGAGGCCGTCGTCGCGGAAGTGCTCCGGCACGTGCCGGAGGGCGTGGACGGCGTCTTCGACCCGGCCCGCATGGCCGACCCGCTGCTGCGCCTGGTCAAGGACGGCGGCGTCTTCATCGCCGGCCACGCGGCCTCGGTCCCGGCCGCGGAGCGCGACATCAGGGCCCACACGTTCGCGACGACGTCCGACGGCGCACGGCTGAAGGAGATGCTGGAGCGCCTCGCCGAGCGCAGGCTCACCACCCGCGTGGCCGACGTCCTCCCCCTGGAGGAGGCCGCCGAGGCCCACCGCCGCGTGGAGTCCGGCGGTCGCCTGGGGCGCATCGTCCTGGTGATCTGA
- a CDS encoding serine/threonine-protein kinase, giving the protein MDPLNPEDPVAIGPFRLLGRLGVGGMGRVFLARSTGGRTVAVKVVHAELAEQDEFRRRFTREVAALERVGGTGTAPVLGSDTAAEAPWVAIGYVPGPSLRTVVADESGPLPPPSVRALAAGLARALTHIHAAGLVHRDLKPSNVLLTVDGPQIIDFGIARAVDTITDGGLTSTGAVVGSPGFMSPEQVRGERLTPASDVFCLGSVLVYAATGRAPFGTADSGVHATMFRIAHDEPDLTGLPPELAGLARACLAKDPADRPSAEELVGTLVVPEPWLPAEVLARLGRHAARALEAEGAATARPEIPAADPGPEPGRPRRKRLVALTAALAVAVASLAYVFWPDPTTGIDEQKNRPRGTTDGVAARPAGIVPGAFLGAWEGVLKGSAEVPYETARIEITQGAAGSKAAVYVMVTGEKLCMGRSVLVSANQDKVVLGEADVTTSVPAGRCTPAARQTLTLRGSNVLEWSSGTVKATFRKARTGTDVVPAAFLGRWKQVPLAGTASADADRYDYRLTITQGPVGAQLVRLEQSNPRTDSEGNLTGESYACHTTAVLGGTSPYLILGPEIRDPENWDAKDCAENGASNLRIERVDGKERLFVYSMQGDSEPGEFARP; this is encoded by the coding sequence GTGGACCCCTTGAATCCCGAAGACCCGGTCGCCATCGGCCCGTTCCGCCTGCTCGGCCGGCTCGGCGTCGGCGGGATGGGCCGGGTCTTCCTGGCCCGCTCGACCGGCGGGCGGACCGTGGCGGTCAAGGTCGTGCACGCCGAGCTGGCGGAGCAGGACGAGTTCCGGCGGCGCTTCACCCGCGAGGTGGCGGCCCTCGAGCGGGTCGGCGGGACCGGCACGGCGCCGGTGCTCGGCTCGGACACCGCGGCGGAGGCGCCGTGGGTGGCGATCGGGTACGTACCAGGGCCGTCGCTGCGGACCGTGGTGGCCGACGAGTCGGGGCCGCTGCCGCCCCCGTCGGTACGGGCCCTGGCGGCCGGGCTCGCCCGGGCACTCACCCACATCCACGCCGCCGGTCTCGTCCACCGCGACCTGAAGCCGTCGAACGTGCTGCTCACCGTCGACGGCCCGCAGATCATCGACTTCGGCATCGCACGCGCCGTCGACACCATCACCGACGGCGGCCTGACCAGCACCGGCGCGGTCGTGGGCTCGCCCGGGTTCATGTCCCCGGAGCAGGTGCGCGGGGAGCGGCTCACCCCGGCCTCGGACGTGTTCTGCCTGGGCTCGGTGCTGGTGTACGCGGCGACCGGGCGGGCGCCGTTCGGGACGGCGGACAGCGGCGTGCACGCGACGATGTTCCGGATCGCCCACGACGAGCCCGACCTGACCGGGCTGCCGCCCGAACTCGCCGGTCTGGCCCGGGCCTGTCTGGCGAAGGACCCTGCGGACCGCCCGTCGGCCGAGGAACTCGTCGGGACGCTCGTCGTCCCCGAGCCGTGGCTCCCGGCGGAGGTCCTCGCACGCCTCGGCCGGCACGCGGCCCGGGCCCTGGAGGCCGAGGGGGCGGCGACCGCTCGCCCCGAGATCCCGGCAGCGGACCCTGGGCCCGAGCCCGGGCGCCCCCGCCGCAAGAGGCTCGTCGCCCTGACCGCCGCGCTCGCCGTGGCCGTGGCCTCGCTCGCGTACGTCTTCTGGCCCGACCCCACCACCGGCATCGACGAGCAGAAGAACCGCCCCCGCGGCACCACCGACGGCGTCGCCGCAAGGCCCGCCGGCATCGTCCCGGGGGCCTTCCTCGGTGCGTGGGAGGGCGTCCTGAAGGGCTCCGCGGAGGTCCCGTACGAAACGGCCCGCATCGAGATCACCCAGGGCGCGGCCGGCTCGAAGGCGGCCGTGTACGTCATGGTCACCGGCGAGAAGCTGTGCATGGGCCGCTCCGTGCTGGTCTCCGCGAACCAGGACAAGGTCGTCCTCGGCGAGGCCGACGTCACCACCAGCGTCCCGGCCGGGCGCTGCACCCCCGCCGCCCGCCAGACGCTGACCCTGCGCGGCTCCAACGTCCTGGAATGGAGTTCCGGGACGGTCAAGGCCACCTTCCGCAAGGCGCGCACGGGCACGGACGTCGTCCCCGCGGCCTTCCTCGGCCGATGGAAGCAGGTCCCCCTGGCCGGGACGGCGTCCGCCGACGCCGACCGCTACGACTACCGGCTCACCATCACCCAAGGGCCCGTCGGGGCGCAGCTGGTCCGGCTCGAGCAGTCCAACCCGCGTACCGACTCCGAGGGCAACCTCACCGGCGAGTCCTACGCCTGCCACACAACCGCCGTCCTCGGCGGCACCTCCCCGTACCTGATCCTCGGCCCGGAGATCCGCGACCCCGAGAACTGGGACGCCAAGGACTGCGCCGAGAACGGCGCGTCCAACCTCCGCATCGAGCGCGTCGACGGCAAGGAGCGGCTGTTCGTCTACAGCATGCAGGGGGACAGCGAGCCGGGTGAGTTCGCCCGGCCGTAG
- a CDS encoding adenylosuccinate synthase has product MPALVLLGAQWGDEGKGKATDLLGGSVDYVVRYQGGNNAGHTVVVGDQKYALHLLPSGILSPGCTPVIGNGVVVDPAVLLSELSGLNERGVDTSKLLISGNAHLITPYNVTLDKVTERFLGKRKIGTTGRGIGPTYADKINRVGIRVQDLYDESILTQKVEAALEGKNQLLAKLYNRRAIEAGQIVEEMLQYAEQIKPFVADTTLILNKALDDDKVVLFEGGQGTLLDVDHGTYPFVTSSNPTAGGACTGAGVGPTKISRVIGILKAYTTRVGAGPFPTELFDEDGEALRRIGGERGVTTGRDRRCGWFDAVIARYATRVNGLTDFFLTKLDVLTGWEQIPVCVAYEIDGKRVEELPYSQTDFHHAKPVYEMLPGWSEDITKAKTFADLPKNAQAYVKALEEMSGAPISAIGVGPGRDETIEINSFL; this is encoded by the coding sequence GTGCCCGCACTTGTGCTGCTCGGTGCTCAGTGGGGTGACGAGGGCAAGGGAAAGGCCACCGACCTGCTCGGTGGCTCCGTGGACTATGTGGTGCGTTACCAGGGCGGCAACAATGCCGGCCACACGGTCGTCGTCGGCGACCAGAAGTACGCGCTGCATCTTCTCCCTTCCGGAATCCTGTCGCCGGGGTGTACCCCGGTCATCGGAAACGGTGTCGTCGTCGACCCGGCGGTCCTGCTCTCCGAGCTGAGCGGGCTGAACGAGCGCGGCGTCGACACGTCCAAGCTCCTGATCAGCGGTAATGCTCACTTGATCACCCCGTACAACGTCACCCTCGACAAGGTGACGGAACGGTTCCTCGGCAAGCGCAAGATCGGCACCACCGGCCGGGGCATCGGCCCGACCTACGCCGACAAGATCAACCGCGTGGGCATCCGGGTCCAGGACCTGTACGACGAGTCGATCCTCACCCAGAAGGTCGAGGCGGCGCTGGAGGGCAAGAACCAGCTGCTCGCCAAGCTGTACAACCGCCGGGCGATCGAGGCCGGGCAGATCGTCGAGGAGATGCTCCAGTACGCGGAGCAGATCAAGCCGTTCGTCGCCGACACCACGCTGATCCTCAACAAGGCCCTCGACGACGACAAGGTCGTGCTCTTCGAGGGCGGTCAGGGCACCCTGCTCGACGTCGACCACGGCACGTACCCCTTCGTCACCTCCTCGAACCCGACCGCCGGCGGTGCCTGCACCGGCGCGGGCGTGGGTCCGACGAAGATCAGCCGGGTCATCGGCATCCTCAAGGCGTACACCACCCGTGTCGGCGCCGGCCCGTTCCCGACCGAGCTGTTCGACGAGGACGGCGAGGCGCTGCGCCGCATCGGCGGCGAGCGGGGCGTCACCACCGGCCGTGACCGCCGCTGCGGCTGGTTCGACGCGGTCATCGCCCGCTACGCGACCCGCGTCAACGGCCTGACGGACTTCTTCCTCACCAAGCTCGACGTGCTCACCGGCTGGGAGCAGATCCCGGTCTGCGTCGCCTACGAGATCGACGGCAAGCGCGTCGAGGAGCTGCCCTACTCGCAGACCGACTTCCACCACGCGAAGCCGGTCTACGAGATGCTGCCGGGCTGGTCCGAGGACATCACCAAGGCCAAGACCTTCGCCGACCTGCCGAAGAACGCGCAGGCGTACGTGAAGGCCCTGGAGGAGATGTCGGGCGCCCCGATCTCCGCGATCGGCGTCGGCCCCGGCCGCGACGAGACGATCGAGATCAACTCGTTCTTGTAG
- a CDS encoding diacylglycerol kinase yields MSDHDQLLVIVDPVARRSDGESVRIAKDVLCAAAETKICLPDSPEEFTRALARRGSRRPVVVGDDRALLRTVTLLHRERELAQGALSVVPIGAPGSLEVARSLGVPPGAVAAARTVVDGVARRLDLLVDDGDGVVLGGVRIPATPGPAAVAAPPPATMWDTCRTLVRTLVRTVPAQGGLRTHRLRVEADGVLLSDVDEPVEAVTVRSLGGIAEVVVRPPHAPPLRAEARTLTVSGPDFRYHADSRTSPLVRARTWTVREGAWSLTLPPVPAGAGEVWGGTPDRP; encoded by the coding sequence GTGTCGGATCACGACCAGCTGCTGGTCATCGTCGACCCGGTCGCCCGCCGAAGTGACGGCGAGTCCGTGCGGATCGCGAAAGATGTGTTGTGTGCGGCCGCGGAAACGAAGATCTGCCTGCCGGACAGCCCCGAGGAATTCACCCGGGCCCTGGCCCGGCGGGGCTCGCGCCGCCCCGTCGTGGTCGGCGACGACCGGGCGCTGCTACGGACGGTGACGCTGCTGCACCGGGAGCGTGAGCTCGCGCAGGGCGCGCTGTCGGTCGTCCCGATCGGCGCGCCGGGATCACTCGAAGTGGCCAGGTCGCTCGGCGTGCCGCCGGGCGCGGTGGCGGCGGCACGGACGGTGGTCGACGGCGTGGCGCGCCGCCTGGACCTGCTGGTCGACGACGGCGACGGCGTGGTGCTCGGCGGAGTGCGGATCCCGGCGACGCCAGGGCCCGCCGCGGTCGCGGCGCCGCCGCCCGCGACGATGTGGGACACCTGCCGCACGCTGGTGCGCACCCTCGTCAGGACCGTCCCCGCGCAGGGCGGCCTCCGCACCCACCGGCTCCGGGTGGAGGCTGACGGGGTGCTGCTCAGCGACGTGGACGAGCCGGTGGAGGCGGTGACCGTACGCTCCCTCGGCGGCATCGCCGAGGTCGTCGTACGCCCCCCGCACGCGCCGCCGCTGCGCGCCGAGGCCCGCACCCTCACGGTCTCCGGCCCGGACTTCCGCTACCACGCGGACTCCCGCACCTCCCCGCTCGTCCGCGCACGCACCTGGACGGTCCGCGAAGGAGCGTGGAGCCTGACCCTGCCGCCCGTTCCAGCGGGGGCGGGAGAGGTCTGGGGCGGGACACCGGACAGACCCTAG
- a CDS encoding GbsR/MarR family transcriptional regulator, translating into MTSNEEDVARFVERFAAELTQAGMQRMASRVFAALLASEAGALTSAELAEQLQISPAAISGAVRYLTQVGMVSRERDPGTRRDRYVLHNGVWYETFTRRDQILTRWEKVLRDGAEILGPDTPAGARTAETAEFFEFLQKEMLATMDRWREHLAAKTRA; encoded by the coding sequence ATGACCAGCAACGAAGAGGACGTGGCCCGGTTCGTCGAGCGCTTCGCCGCCGAACTGACGCAGGCCGGCATGCAGCGCATGGCGTCCCGCGTCTTCGCCGCCCTGCTCGCCTCCGAGGCGGGCGCGCTGACCTCGGCCGAGCTGGCCGAGCAGCTCCAGATCAGCCCGGCGGCCATCTCGGGCGCGGTCCGGTACCTCACCCAGGTCGGCATGGTCAGCCGTGAACGCGACCCGGGCACCCGCCGCGACCGCTACGTGCTCCACAACGGCGTCTGGTACGAGACCTTCACCCGCCGCGACCAGATCCTGACCCGCTGGGAGAAGGTCCTCCGCGACGGCGCGGAGATCCTCGGCCCCGACACCCCGGCGGGCGCCCGCACCGCCGAGACGGCCGAGTTCTTCGAGTTCCTCCAGAAGGAGATGCTCGCCACCATGGACCGATGGCGCGAGCACCTCGCGGCGAAGACCCGGGCCTAG
- a CDS encoding ABC transporter ATP-binding protein: MTKAITVSGLHKSFGRTHALDGLDLTVETGEVHGFLGPNGSGKSTTIRVLLGLLRADAGAAQLLGRDPWQDAVELHRRIAYVPGDVTLWRNLSGGEVIDLFGRLRGGLDKARRAELIERFELDPTKKGRTYSKGNRQKVALVAAFASDVDLLILDEPTSGLDPLMEEVFQSCVAEARDRGATVLLSSHILSEVETLCDRVSIIRKGRTVESGSLADLRHLTRTSVSAELSGAPNGLAHLPGVHDLDVQGNRVKLQVETDQLDAVLRSLTASGVRSLTSTPPTLEELFLRHYADDEAMAR; the protein is encoded by the coding sequence ATGACGAAGGCAATCACCGTCTCCGGACTGCACAAGTCGTTCGGGCGGACGCATGCGCTGGACGGCCTCGACCTCACGGTCGAGACCGGCGAGGTCCACGGCTTCCTCGGACCCAACGGGTCCGGGAAGTCCACCACCATCCGAGTCCTGCTGGGTCTGCTGCGCGCCGACGCCGGCGCGGCCCAGCTGCTCGGCCGGGACCCGTGGCAGGACGCGGTCGAACTGCACCGCCGCATCGCCTACGTCCCCGGCGACGTGACGCTGTGGCGCAACCTCTCCGGCGGCGAGGTCATCGACCTGTTCGGCCGGCTGCGCGGCGGGCTGGACAAGGCGCGGCGGGCCGAGCTGATCGAGCGGTTCGAGCTCGACCCGACGAAGAAGGGGCGGACGTACTCCAAGGGCAACCGGCAGAAGGTCGCCCTCGTCGCCGCCTTCGCCTCCGACGTCGACCTGCTGATCCTCGACGAGCCCACCAGCGGCCTGGACCCGCTGATGGAGGAGGTCTTCCAGAGCTGCGTCGCCGAGGCGCGCGACCGGGGCGCGACGGTGCTGCTCTCCTCGCACATCCTCAGCGAGGTCGAGACCCTCTGCGACCGGGTCAGCATCATCCGCAAGGGCCGGACCGTGGAGAGCGGTTCGCTCGCCGACCTGCGCCACCTCACCCGAACCAGCGTCAGCGCCGAACTCTCCGGCGCGCCGAACGGGCTGGCCCACCTGCCCGGCGTGCACGACCTGGACGTGCAGGGGAACCGGGTCAAGCTCCAGGTCGAGACCGACCAGCTGGACGCGGTACTGCGGTCCCTGACCGCGTCCGGGGTGCGCTCGCTGACCAGCACCCCGCCCACCCTGGAGGAGCTGTTCCTCCGTCACTACGCGGACGACGAGGCGATGGCGCGATGA
- a CDS encoding ABC transporter permease yields the protein MSTLAVPLTGTGTLARLALRRDRLMMPLWVLVVGGMVASGVGSLQSLYGTDAARAQLAGSMNANSSLRSLYGPVFDDSIGGLVAWRFGVFAATLAAVMSLIVVVRHTREEEETGRQEMLAAGAVGRRAPLTAALLAALVANTAVALIVTAGLAGQGAGGALALGLAVGGTGMLFAATAAIVAQLTESARLAKGLSGAVLGLAFVLRAAGDAGTADGSSVLTWLSPVGWAENVRAYADERWWVLLLIAAAVVVQTAIAYVLTGRRDVGMSFLPARPGPAEGRLATAGGLAWRLQRGTLLGWSLGFLVVGLVFGGMVEGAADIVGDNEQAKEIFERMGGQSALTDAFLATMVGMFGMIAALYVVGSVLRLHGEETSQRAEPLLANALGRLRWAAGHLVIAFAGTALIMTLAAVGLYASYGKDFGAILGAALAQLPAVWVLGGLAVLLWGAVPKAAAAAWGAAGLALVLGWIGPALNLPQTVLDISPFGHLPKLPGPSMTWTPLVVLTALAVALTAAGLWRLRRRDAGC from the coding sequence ATGAGTACGCTCGCGGTTCCCCTGACCGGCACCGGCACCCTGGCCCGGCTCGCGCTGCGGCGCGACCGGCTGATGATGCCGCTGTGGGTGCTGGTCGTCGGCGGCATGGTCGCCAGCGGCGTCGGCTCGCTGCAGAGCCTGTACGGCACCGACGCCGCGCGGGCCCAGCTGGCCGGCTCGATGAACGCCAACAGCTCGCTGCGGTCGCTGTACGGACCGGTCTTCGACGACTCGATCGGCGGCCTCGTCGCCTGGCGGTTCGGGGTCTTCGCCGCGACGCTCGCGGCCGTGATGAGCCTGATCGTCGTCGTCCGGCACACCCGGGAGGAAGAGGAGACCGGCCGTCAGGAGATGCTCGCGGCCGGCGCGGTGGGGCGGCGGGCGCCGCTCACGGCGGCGCTGCTGGCCGCGCTCGTCGCCAACACGGCCGTCGCGCTGATCGTCACGGCCGGCCTGGCCGGCCAGGGCGCCGGCGGCGCGCTCGCCCTCGGGCTCGCGGTGGGCGGGACCGGCATGCTGTTCGCCGCGACGGCCGCGATCGTCGCGCAACTCACCGAGAGCGCGCGGCTCGCGAAGGGGCTGTCGGGCGCGGTGCTCGGACTCGCCTTCGTGCTGCGCGCCGCGGGCGACGCGGGGACGGCCGACGGCAGCTCCGTGCTGACCTGGCTGTCGCCGGTCGGCTGGGCGGAGAACGTCCGGGCGTACGCCGACGAGCGCTGGTGGGTGCTGCTGCTGATCGCGGCGGCGGTGGTCGTCCAGACGGCGATCGCGTACGTACTGACCGGCCGGCGCGACGTCGGCATGAGCTTCCTGCCGGCCCGGCCGGGCCCGGCCGAGGGGCGGCTCGCGACGGCCGGCGGGCTGGCCTGGCGGCTGCAGCGGGGCACCCTGCTGGGCTGGTCGCTCGGGTTCCTGGTGGTGGGCTTGGTCTTCGGCGGCATGGTCGAGGGCGCGGCGGACATCGTCGGGGACAACGAGCAGGCGAAGGAGATCTTCGAGCGGATGGGCGGGCAGAGCGCCCTGACGGACGCCTTCCTCGCCACCATGGTCGGCATGTTCGGGATGATCGCGGCCCTGTACGTGGTCGGCTCGGTGCTGCGGCTGCACGGCGAGGAGACCTCGCAGCGCGCCGAACCGCTCCTGGCGAACGCGCTGGGCCGGCTGCGCTGGGCGGCCGGGCACCTGGTGATCGCGTTCGCCGGCACGGCGCTGATCATGACGCTGGCTGCGGTCGGCCTGTACGCCTCGTACGGCAAGGACTTCGGGGCGATCCTCGGCGCGGCGCTGGCCCAACTGCCCGCCGTCTGGGTGCTGGGCGGTCTCGCGGTCCTGCTGTGGGGCGCGGTCCCGAAGGCGGCGGCCGCGGCCTGGGGCGCGGCCGGACTGGCGCTGGTCCTGGGGTGGATCGGCCCGGCGCTGAACCTCCCGCAGACCGTGCTGGACATCTCGCCCTTCGGCCACCTGCCGAAGCTGCCGGGCCCGTCGATGACCTGGACGCCGCTGGTCGTCCTCACCGCCCTGGCGGTGGCCCTGACGGCGGCCGGCCTGTGGCGGCTCCGCCGCCGCGACGCGGGCTGCTGA